One genomic region from Bacteroidota bacterium encodes:
- the rpsO gene encoding 30S ribosomal protein S15, translated as MITKERKQELISEHGASDADTGTTEVQIAIFTQRINDLTGHLKTHKKDHASRRGLLKLVGKRRRLLDYLADRDIERYRAVIAKLGIRK; from the coding sequence ATGATCACCAAAGAACGCAAGCAGGAACTCATTTCCGAGCACGGCGCAAGCGACGCCGACACCGGCACCACCGAGGTCCAGATCGCCATCTTCACCCAGCGCATCAACGACCTCACCGGCCACCTCAAGACGCACAAGAAGGACCACGCCTCGCGGCGCGGCCTCCTGAAGCTCGTCGGCAAGCGCCGCCGGCTGCTCGACTACCTCGCCGACCGCGATATCGAGCGCTACCGCGCCGTGATCGCCAAGCTCGGCATCCGCAAGTAA
- a CDS encoding T9SS type A sorting domain-containing protein produces MRSSLICTLSLLLYLAATPVRAQVCSGSITLRSQAEVDEFACSEVTDDLSITGDDITDLTPLSELTSVGGILLITNNDRLGSLTGLEGLTSVGRLSVSDNDRLGSLVGLEGLTSVGRNLSIFFNDTLKSLAGIEGLVSVGRDLAITDNKMLGSLAGLEGLTSVGGLSISDNDRLGSLMGLEGLTSIGGDLSIFFNDMLGSLAGLDNIIFVGGDLNITFNDRLESLVGLEDVASVGEILLIRGNAMLGSLASLESLTSLGGLDVDDNDRLKSLTGLESLTSVGGDLDISSNDMLGSLTGLENIASVGRALRIHSNVALESLASLESITSVGSLDINDNDMLESLASLENIASVGGFLVIRDNAMLRSLESLENVTSVGGDLRIRRNAMLESLAGLRNITSVGFDLEVSFNAALESLAGLENITSVGIDLDIVANESLSMCSCGLAGLISGDPPEFSGVEQIIDVSENDPSGVCTSPEVVLTNPCKAVPNEEESTASEDLSWVAYPNPTSSSLTVRYTVPVSSRVRVAVYDVLGREVTVLVDAVQPAGRHETQLAQAELAAGTYVVRMGVGDEVLTQRVTMLR; encoded by the coding sequence ATGCGATCTTCTCTTATTTGCACTCTCAGTCTACTTCTTTACCTCGCCGCTACGCCGGTGCGTGCACAGGTTTGTAGCGGTAGCATCACACTCCGGTCTCAGGCAGAGGTCGATGAGTTCGCCTGTAGTGAGGTCACGGACGATCTTTCTATAACAGGAGACGATATCACCGATCTCACTCCGCTCTCTGAACTCACTTCTGTCGGTGGGATCCTCCTCATCACCAACAACGATAGGCTGGGGTCGTTGACAGGCTTAGAGGGTCTCACCTCCGTCGGACGTCTTAGCGTTTCCGACAACGACAGGCTGGGGTCGCTGGTGGGTTTAGAAGGCCTCACCTCCGTTGGTAGAAACCTCAGCATCTTCTTCAACGATACGCTGAAGTCACTGGCAGGTATAGAGGGCCTCGTTTCCGTCGGTAGAGATTTGGCCATTACCGATAACAAAATGCTGGGTTCGTTGGCAGGCCTAGAGGGTCTCACCTCCGTCGGAGGCCTTAGCATTTCTGACAACGATAGACTGGGGTCGCTGATGGGTTTAGAAGGCCTCACCTCCATCGGTGGAGACCTCAGCATCTTCTTCAACGATATGCTGGGGTCGTTGGCAGGCTTGGATAATATCATCTTCGTTGGTGGAGACCTCAATATCACCTTCAACGATAGGTTAGAGTCGCTAGTGGGCTTGGAGGATGTCGCTTCCGTCGGTGAAATCCTTCTCATCCGCGGCAACGCGATGCTGGGGTCATTAGCGAGCCTGGAGAGTCTCACTTCCCTCGGAGGTCTCGACGTTGACGACAACGACAGGCTGAAGTCGTTGACGGGCTTGGAGAGTCTCACCTCCGTCGGTGGAGACCTCGATATTAGCTCCAACGACATGCTGGGGTCATTAACAGGCTTGGAGAACATCGCCTCCGTCGGCAGAGCCCTCCGCATTCACAGCAATGTGGCGTTAGAGTCGTTGGCGAGTCTTGAGAGCATCACCTCTGTCGGAAGTCTCGATATCAACGACAACGACATGCTAGAATCGCTGGCAAGCTTAGAAAATATCGCCTCCGTCGGTGGATTCCTCGTTATCCGCGATAACGCGATGCTGAGGTCATTAGAGAGTCTGGAGAATGTTACCTCCGTCGGTGGAGACCTCCGCATCCGCCGCAATGCCATGCTAGAGTCACTGGCGGGTCTGAGGAATATCACCTCCGTCGGTTTTGACCTCGAGGTTAGTTTCAATGCGGCACTGGAGTCGTTGGCGGGCCTGGAGAATATCACCTCCGTCGGCATAGACCTCGACATCGTCGCCAACGAATCGCTGAGTATGTGTTCCTGCGGGCTTGCAGGCCTGATTTCCGGCGACCCACCCGAGTTCAGCGGTGTTGAACAAATCATTGATGTCTCTGAGAACGATCCCTCAGGGGTGTGCACCTCACCCGAAGTTGTGCTCACAAATCCATGCAAGGCAGTACCGAACGAGGAAGAGAGCACTGCGTCGGAAGATCTCAGCTGGGTAGCCTATCCCAATCCTACTTCGTCTTCGCTCACCGTCCGGTACACGGTGCCAGTGTCTTCGCGAGTGCGGGTAGCTGTATACGATGTGCTCGGACGTGAGGTGACGGTGCTCGTTGATGCAGTGCAGCCAGCGGGGCGGCACGAAACGCAGCTTGCTCAGGCTGAACTCGCGGCGGGCACATACGTCGTGCGGATGGGGGTGGGCGATGAGGTACTCACGCAGCGGGTGACGATGCTGCGGTAG
- a CDS encoding polyribonucleotide nucleotidyltransferase, translating to MNAITQTVDIGHGKTITLETGRLAKQAGGSVVVRQGDTMVLCTAVIDKNAREGQHFFPLTVDYRERFSAGGKFPGGFLKREGRPSDKETLTSRLIDRTIRPLFPDGFRNEVQALCFVLSADPEVDADVIAGLGASAALNLTGGPFDGPTAHVRVGRVGGEWIINPTKEEREQGDFDLVVAGKEDAIVMVEGEMDEASEDDMLAALDFGHEVIKRLCRAQHDLRRDFEQQREAIEAMEYETVMADDELVEKVRGIASERIEAHLRQPYDKKSLYGGLSEIKKAVVAEVQDSVVGDALGAVGVETTPAVSDSDIKNAFATVQSDVMRDMILSEGRRIDGRRLDEVRDIWTEIDYLPRVHGSAIFTRGETQVLAQMTLGSGRDVQGVDQLFDQTDKRFYLHYNFPPFSVGEARFLRGPGRREIGHGMLAERALAPMLPSEDEFPYTIRLICDVLESNGSSSMGSVCSGSMALMAGGVPIKKPVAGIAMGMIKAGDRIAILSDILGTEDHLGDMDFKLTGTRDGITACQMDIKIDGLAKETMKQALDQARAGRLHILDEMEKTIGEARGEIAASAPRLFQLVIDTDFIGALIGPGGKNIKALQADTNTKVDIDERDGKGFVTIAAENQADADAAIEIVRGMVTVPEVGEEYEGTVRKMLGFGAILEVLPGKEGMLHVSEMAHGYVENPEDVMQVGDKVKVQLIEVRDDGKLRFSRKPFLPEPTEEERAAMRERRERSRSNGDRRGGSRGGGRGRGGNRGDRRN from the coding sequence ATGAACGCCATTACCCAGACCGTCGACATCGGTCACGGCAAAACTATCACGCTTGAGACTGGCCGCCTCGCCAAGCAGGCGGGCGGCTCCGTCGTCGTCCGCCAGGGCGACACGATGGTGCTCTGCACCGCTGTCATCGACAAGAACGCCCGCGAGGGCCAGCACTTCTTCCCGCTCACCGTCGACTACCGCGAGCGCTTCTCGGCCGGCGGCAAGTTCCCCGGCGGCTTCCTCAAGCGCGAAGGCCGCCCCTCGGACAAGGAGACGCTCACCTCGCGCCTCATCGACCGTACGATCCGCCCGCTCTTCCCGGACGGCTTCCGCAACGAGGTCCAGGCCCTCTGCTTCGTCCTCTCGGCCGACCCCGAAGTCGACGCCGACGTGATCGCCGGCCTCGGCGCCTCGGCCGCGCTGAACCTCACCGGCGGCCCGTTCGACGGCCCGACGGCGCACGTCCGCGTCGGCCGCGTCGGCGGCGAGTGGATCATCAACCCGACGAAGGAGGAGCGCGAGCAGGGCGACTTCGACCTCGTGGTCGCGGGCAAGGAAGACGCCATCGTGATGGTCGAGGGCGAGATGGACGAGGCGAGCGAGGACGACATGCTCGCCGCGCTCGACTTCGGGCACGAGGTCATCAAGCGCCTCTGCCGCGCCCAGCACGACCTCCGCCGCGACTTCGAGCAGCAGCGCGAGGCGATCGAGGCGATGGAGTACGAGACCGTCATGGCCGACGACGAGCTCGTCGAGAAGGTGCGTGGGATCGCGTCGGAGCGGATCGAGGCCCACCTCCGCCAGCCCTACGACAAGAAGAGTCTCTACGGCGGCCTGAGCGAGATCAAGAAGGCCGTCGTCGCCGAAGTTCAGGACAGCGTCGTGGGCGACGCGCTCGGAGCGGTCGGCGTCGAGACCACGCCGGCGGTGTCCGACTCCGACATCAAGAACGCGTTTGCCACCGTCCAGAGCGACGTGATGCGCGACATGATCCTCAGCGAGGGCCGCCGCATCGACGGGCGCCGCCTCGACGAGGTCCGCGACATCTGGACCGAGATCGACTACCTCCCGCGCGTCCACGGCTCGGCCATCTTCACGCGCGGCGAGACCCAGGTGCTCGCCCAGATGACGCTCGGCTCCGGGCGCGACGTCCAGGGCGTGGACCAGCTCTTCGACCAGACCGACAAGCGGTTCTACCTCCACTACAACTTCCCGCCGTTCTCGGTCGGCGAGGCGCGCTTCCTCCGGGGGCCGGGCCGCCGCGAGATCGGGCACGGGATGCTCGCCGAGCGCGCGCTCGCGCCGATGCTCCCGAGCGAGGACGAGTTCCCCTACACGATCCGCCTGATCTGCGACGTGCTGGAGTCCAACGGCTCCTCGTCGATGGGCAGCGTCTGCTCCGGCTCGATGGCGCTCATGGCCGGCGGCGTGCCGATCAAGAAGCCGGTCGCGGGCATCGCGATGGGCATGATCAAGGCCGGCGACCGGATCGCGATCCTCTCCGACATCCTCGGGACCGAGGATCACCTCGGCGACATGGACTTCAAGCTGACCGGTACCCGCGACGGGATCACGGCCTGCCAGATGGACATCAAGATCGACGGCCTCGCCAAGGAGACGATGAAGCAGGCGCTCGACCAGGCCCGCGCCGGGCGGCTCCACATCCTCGACGAGATGGAGAAGACCATCGGCGAAGCCCGCGGCGAGATCGCAGCCTCCGCGCCGCGCCTCTTCCAGCTCGTGATCGACACCGACTTCATCGGGGCGCTCATCGGGCCGGGCGGCAAGAACATCAAGGCGCTCCAGGCCGACACCAACACGAAGGTGGACATCGACGAGCGCGACGGCAAGGGCTTCGTCACGATCGCCGCCGAGAACCAGGCCGACGCCGACGCCGCGATCGAGATCGTGCGCGGCATGGTGACCGTCCCCGAGGTCGGCGAGGAGTACGAGGGCACCGTGCGCAAGATGCTCGGCTTCGGCGCGATCCTCGAAGTGCTGCCGGGCAAGGAGGGGATGCTCCACGTCTCCGAGATGGCCCACGGCTACGTCGAGAACCCTGAGGACGTGATGCAGGTCGGCGACAAGGTCAAGGTCCAGCTCATCGAGGTCCGCGACGACGGCAAGCTGCGCTTCAGCCGCAAGCCGTTCCTGCCGGAGCCGACCGAGGAGGAGCGGGCCGCCATGCGCGAGCGCCGCGAGCGGAGCCGGAGCAACGGCGACCGGCGCGGCGGCAGCCGGGGCGGCGGCCGCGGCCGCGGCGGCAACCGGGGCGACCGACGGAACTAA
- a CDS encoding type II toxin-antitoxin system HicB family antitoxin, which yields MTKLIKIIVEKHADGYVAYPIRLKGVVVGQGDTYEEALADARSAVAFHVETFGPEVLDGGDEPVLEVFVAEATVAT from the coding sequence ATGACGAAGCTGATCAAGATCATTGTAGAAAAGCACGCCGATGGGTATGTCGCGTACCCCATCAGACTCAAAGGCGTCGTCGTCGGGCAGGGCGACACGTACGAAGAGGCCCTCGCTGATGCGCGGAGCGCGGTTGCGTTCCACGTCGAGACGTTTGGACCGGAAGTGCTTGACGGCGGCGACGAGCCGGTGCTCGAAGTGTTCGTTGCCGAAGCCACCGTCGCAACCTGA
- a CDS encoding bifunctional riboflavin kinase/FAD synthetase yields the protein MKRQFGLDEITRDDRSVLTVGTFDGVHRGHQAILAYLRERAAKVDGQSVVVSFDPHPREVVLGEQVPLLTTLDERADLLESFGIDRFVVLPFTRDLSNLEPDPYVEDILIETVGLREAVIGYDHRFGRNRAGSRETLEALGARHGFSVDVIPEQLVHEATVSSSRIRKLLADAGDVATAADLLGRPYALTGTVVRGRARGRTIGYPTANLRVRGKRKLVPKLGVYAVRVETGGQTYGGMMNVGRRPTFEADGAVSVEVYLFDFAGDLYGDTLDVTSAARIRDEAKFDGPESLVAQLQEDEQRSRAMLG from the coding sequence ATGAAACGACAGTTCGGCCTCGACGAGATCACCCGCGACGACCGCTCCGTGCTGACCGTCGGTACGTTCGACGGGGTCCACCGGGGGCACCAGGCGATCCTCGCCTACCTCCGCGAGCGCGCCGCGAAGGTGGACGGGCAGAGCGTCGTCGTCTCGTTCGACCCGCACCCGCGCGAGGTCGTCCTCGGCGAGCAGGTCCCGCTCCTGACCACGCTCGACGAGCGCGCCGACCTGCTCGAATCGTTCGGCATTGACCGGTTCGTCGTCCTCCCGTTCACGCGCGACCTCTCGAACCTCGAACCCGACCCCTACGTCGAGGACATCCTGATCGAGACCGTCGGGCTGCGCGAGGCCGTGATCGGGTACGACCACCGGTTCGGGCGCAACCGGGCCGGGAGCCGCGAGACGCTCGAAGCGCTCGGCGCGCGGCACGGCTTCAGCGTGGACGTGATCCCCGAGCAGCTCGTCCACGAGGCCACGGTCTCGTCGTCCCGCATCCGCAAGCTCCTCGCCGACGCCGGCGACGTGGCGACCGCCGCGGACCTCCTCGGGCGCCCGTACGCGCTCACCGGCACCGTCGTCCGCGGCCGGGCGCGGGGCCGGACGATCGGCTACCCGACGGCCAACCTTCGCGTCCGAGGCAAGCGTAAGCTCGTCCCCAAACTCGGCGTCTACGCCGTCCGCGTCGAGACCGGCGGCCAGACGTACGGCGGCATGATGAACGTCGGCCGCCGCCCGACCTTTGAAGCTGACGGGGCCGTCAGCGTCGAGGTCTACCTGTTCGACTTCGCGGGCGACCTCTACGGCGACACGCTCGATGTCACCTCCGCCGCCCGCATTCGCGACGAGGCGAAGTTCGACGGGCCGGAGTCGCTCGTCGCTCAGCTTCAGGAGGATGAGCAGCGCAGCCGCGCCATGTTAGGGTAG
- a CDS encoding DUF2442 domain-containing protein: MFVSHIEHAEARRDHTLTLTFENGERRVLDFKPYLDTPVFAPLADFALFQQVKVVYGSLEWPGERDLAYDSLYAESVPLAEGVHD; this comes from the coding sequence ATGTTTGTTTCCCACATCGAGCACGCCGAAGCGCGCCGTGACCATACCCTCACGCTCACCTTCGAGAACGGGGAGCGCCGAGTACTCGACTTCAAGCCGTATCTCGACACGCCAGTCTTCGCACCGCTCGCTGACTTCGCGTTGTTTCAGCAGGTGAAGGTCGTCTACGGCTCGCTGGAGTGGCCCGGCGAGCGCGACCTCGCCTACGACTCGCTCTACGCCGAATCTGTGCCGCTGGCCGAAGGCGTCCACGACTAG
- the rbfA gene encoding 30S ribosome-binding factor RbfA, which produces MSIRTERLSRMVQREVAELLGGEFHEASQALVTVTNVRVTNDLGIAYVYLSVLGEEEGRRQIAFRRVEDLAPQVRHALAQRIRHQVRKIPELRFFLDETQQPAARMEELFDRIRAERGEETADGADTPDAEGWERDG; this is translated from the coding sequence ATGTCCATCCGCACCGAGCGGCTCAGCCGCATGGTCCAGCGCGAAGTCGCCGAACTCCTCGGGGGTGAGTTCCACGAAGCCTCCCAGGCGCTCGTCACCGTCACGAACGTTCGCGTGACCAACGACCTCGGCATCGCCTACGTCTACCTAAGCGTGCTCGGCGAGGAAGAGGGCCGCCGGCAGATCGCGTTCCGCCGCGTCGAGGACCTCGCGCCCCAGGTCCGGCACGCGCTCGCGCAGCGCATCCGCCACCAGGTCCGCAAGATCCCCGAGCTCCGGTTCTTCCTCGACGAGACGCAGCAGCCGGCCGCCCGGATGGAAGAGCTCTTCGACCGTATTCGCGCCGAGCGAGGCGAAGAAACAGCCGACGGGGCGGACACGCCGGACGCCGAGGGATGGGAGCGTGACGGCTGA
- a CDS encoding pitrilysin family protein gives MTDTTPRFQKTTLASGIRVVSEHIPSVRSVAVGAWIAAGSRDEVPEENGMAHFIEHMVFKGTRRRRAHHIAQRMESVGGYLNAFTSKEYTCYYARGLDEHLDRALDVVLDLVVSPTLPERELEKEKEVVVEEMKMYEDAPEDHVFDHYEAAMYPHHALGRPVLGVPETVRSFTRDRLLGYIDAKYAPNRLVVAVAGNVDHDKLVRRVEKLTAEIERAPQPVERLAVNGYDAVEHVERRPIQQAHLVIGARALGLDDPRRTVLTTLNTVLGGGMSSRLSQNIREKYGYCYNIYSFANMISDTGDFGVYMGTDAGKVERSRKLIGRELDKLAQRPVSPRALGQAKNQLKGSLMLGLESMSNRMMRLGRIELAFERYFTLDEVIASIDAVTAEEMQALAAELFAPDRLSTVAILPEA, from the coding sequence ATGACTGATACAACCCCACGTTTCCAGAAGACCACGCTCGCGTCCGGCATCCGCGTCGTCAGCGAGCACATCCCCTCAGTGCGGTCCGTCGCCGTCGGCGCGTGGATCGCCGCCGGGAGCCGCGACGAGGTGCCGGAGGAGAACGGGATGGCGCACTTCATCGAGCACATGGTCTTCAAGGGGACGCGCCGCCGCCGCGCGCACCACATCGCGCAGCGGATGGAGTCCGTCGGCGGCTACCTCAACGCGTTCACCTCGAAGGAGTACACCTGCTACTACGCCCGCGGCCTCGACGAGCACCTCGACCGGGCGCTCGACGTGGTGCTCGACCTCGTCGTCAGCCCGACGCTGCCGGAGCGCGAGCTAGAGAAGGAGAAGGAGGTCGTCGTCGAGGAGATGAAGATGTACGAGGACGCGCCGGAGGACCACGTCTTCGACCACTACGAGGCGGCGATGTACCCGCACCACGCGCTCGGGCGGCCCGTCCTCGGCGTGCCCGAGACCGTGCGCTCGTTCACGCGCGACCGGCTCCTCGGCTACATCGACGCGAAGTACGCCCCGAACCGGCTCGTCGTCGCCGTCGCGGGCAACGTCGACCACGACAAGCTGGTGCGGCGCGTGGAGAAGCTGACGGCGGAGATCGAGCGCGCCCCGCAGCCGGTCGAGCGCTTGGCCGTCAACGGCTACGACGCGGTCGAACACGTCGAGCGGCGTCCGATCCAGCAAGCGCACCTCGTCATCGGCGCCCGCGCCCTCGGCCTCGACGACCCGCGCCGGACGGTGCTGACGACCCTCAACACCGTCCTCGGCGGGGGAATGAGCAGCCGGCTGAGCCAGAACATCCGCGAGAAGTACGGCTACTGCTACAACATCTACTCCTTCGCCAACATGATCTCCGACACGGGCGACTTCGGGGTGTACATGGGCACTGACGCCGGGAAGGTCGAGCGGTCGCGGAAGCTGATTGGGCGGGAGCTAGACAAGCTCGCCCAGCGGCCGGTCAGCCCGCGCGCGCTCGGCCAGGCCAAGAACCAGCTCAAAGGCTCGCTCATGCTAGGCCTGGAGAGCATGAGCAACCGCATGATGCGCCTCGGCCGGATCGAGCTCGCCTTCGAGCGCTACTTCACGCTCGACGAAGTCATCGCCTCGATCGACGCCGTCACCGCCGAGGAGATGCAGGCCCTCGCCGCCGAACTCTTCGCACCAGACCGATTGTCCACGGTAGCTATCTTACCCGAAGCATAG
- a CDS encoding type II toxin-antitoxin system HicA family toxin produces the protein MSERFPRDAPLRRVLAALEALGFTVVREGNHISMLREETDETRTPLTLPNHRTIKSSTLRAILRQSGIARDEFLEAYRRARRR, from the coding sequence ATGTCGGAGCGTTTTCCCCGCGACGCTCCGCTGCGGCGTGTGCTCGCGGCACTCGAAGCGCTAGGGTTCACCGTGGTGCGGGAGGGCAACCACATCTCGATGCTCCGGGAGGAGACCGATGAGACGCGGACGCCGCTGACGCTGCCGAACCACCGCACGATCAAGAGTTCGACGTTGCGGGCGATTCTGCGCCAGAGTGGAATCGCCCGCGACGAGTTCCTCGAAGCCTACCGGCGTGCCCGTCGACGCTAG
- the truB gene encoding tRNA pseudouridine(55) synthase TruB, whose protein sequence is MTAEAKVETPPIVTTADPLPEPGDAAILLVDKPSGISSFGVIRRLRPLLGTKKIGHAGTLDPAATGLLICLVGRAATRLQDHFMGLPKTYTGTIRLGQTTETYDAEGEVAETRDASGVTDADLDAARQAFLGETKQRPPMYSAVKVDGERLYKKARRGQTVERVARPVTVYRFDLTERQGDDVNFVVECSKGTYVRTLAHDLGQVLGVGAHLAALRRTAIGPFRVDEAWTLDAMHGTRHQAP, encoded by the coding sequence GTGACGGCTGAGGCCAAGGTGGAGACGCCGCCCATCGTCACGACGGCAGACCCGCTGCCTGAGCCAGGAGACGCTGCGATTCTGCTTGTCGACAAGCCTAGCGGCATCTCGTCGTTTGGGGTGATCCGGCGGCTGCGTCCGCTGCTCGGGACCAAGAAGATCGGCCACGCAGGCACGCTCGACCCTGCCGCCACGGGCCTGCTGATTTGCCTCGTCGGGCGCGCCGCGACGCGCCTCCAGGACCACTTCATGGGCCTGCCCAAGACCTACACCGGCACAATTCGCCTCGGCCAGACCACCGAGACCTACGACGCCGAGGGCGAGGTCGCCGAGACCCGCGACGCGTCAGGTGTCACCGACGCCGACCTCGACGCGGCCCGGCAGGCATTTCTCGGCGAGACCAAGCAGCGCCCGCCGATGTACTCGGCAGTGAAGGTGGACGGGGAGCGGCTCTACAAAAAGGCGCGCCGCGGCCAAACCGTCGAGCGCGTCGCCCGACCGGTCACGGTCTACCGGTTCGACCTCACGGAGCGACAGGGGGATGACGTGAACTTCGTCGTCGAGTGCTCGAAGGGGACCTACGTCCGCACGCTCGCCCACGACCTCGGGCAGGTGCTCGGTGTCGGCGCGCACCTCGCGGCGCTGCGGCGGACAGCGATCGGCCCGTTCCGCGTGGACGAGGCGTGGACGCTCGACGCGATGCATGGGACCAGGCACCAAGCACCGTAG